The Lysobacter enzymogenes DNA segment CGTTCCGTCCACCGCGTTCGCGCGCCGATGCCGGAGCATCCGCCGCAGACGCCCGATCCAGGAGCGTTTTCCGTGAAACCGCAATCCGCTTCCCCGTACGCCCGGTCCGCCCGCTTCCGCCTCGCACCCGTCGCGCTCGCGCTGGCGCTCGCCGCCGCGCTCTCGCCGGCGTACGCGCAAAACCATGGCCACGACCATGCGCGCCCCGCCGACGCCAGCGACGATCCGTTCAAGCCGGTCTACATCGTCACCTCGCGCCAGACCTTCGACGCCGGCGTGCAGAGCCTGGCCAAGAACGCCAGCGGCCTGAGCAACGCGATCGGCAAGCCGCTGGTGATCGCCGAACTCAAGACCCACCAGCTGCCGGACCTGATCCGCCACGTCCACGAAAACGAGAAGCGCTGCGGCGGCTATTTCGCCTTCGACAGCCGTCGCGAGGCCGAGGACTTCGTCAAGGCCGACCGCAGCCGCGAGGCCATCGAGACCCTGTTCGCGACCTACACCGTCGACAACCAGGCCACGGTCAATCCGTGGCTGAGCCAGGTCAGCGAGGCGAACATCCGCGGCACCATCAACCATCTGTCCACGCAGTATCCGAACCGCTACTACGCCTCCACCCACGGCCGCACCTCGGCGACCTGGATCAAGGACACCTGGCTGGCGCTGGCGAACGGCCGCAGCGATGTCAGCGCCGAGCTCTACACCGGCTGCACCAACTGCTCGACCCAGCCCTCGGCGATCCTGACCATCCAGGGCAGCGAACTGCCCAACGAAGTGGTCGTGCTCGGCGCGCACCTGGACTCGATCTCCAGCAGCGGCAGCGGCGATGCGATGAACGCGCCGGGCGCCGACGACGACGCATCGGGCATCGCCACCCTGACCGAAGTGCTGCGCGTGGCCCTGGCCAGCGGCTACAAGCCCAAGCGCACGATCAAGTTCATGGGCTACGCCGCCGAGGAAGTGGGCCTGCGCGGCTCCAAGGCGATCGCCACCGACTTCAAGAACCGCGGCGTCAACGTGGTCGGCGTGCTGCAGCTGGACATGACCAACTACCGCAACGGCGGCGCCAACCCGGTGCGTCTGGTCACCGACTACTCCAACTCGGCGCTGCAGCAGTTCCTGCGCGACCTGCACGCGACCTACCTCGGCGGCACGCTGGGCAGCTACACCTGCGGCTACGGTTGCTCCGACCACGCGTCGTGGACCGCGTCCGGTTTCCCGGCGGCGATCTACTTCGAGAGCGGCACCTCCGGCGGCGGCTACTCGCCGTACATCCACTCGCCCTCGGACACGCTGGCGAACATGGGCAACTCGGCGGCCAACAGCGTGCCGTTCGCCAAGCTCGGCCTGGCCTTCGTCGGCGAACTCGGCAAGACCGCCGGCAGCGGCCCCGGGCCGGGGCCGGGCACGCAGACCTACAGCAACGCCACCGCGTATGCGATCAACGACAACGCCACCGTCGACAGCCCGATCCCGGTGTCCGGCCGCACCGGCAACGGGCCGGCCAACGCGCAGGTGTACGTCAGCATCGTGCACACCTATCGCGGCGATTTGAAGGTCGACTTGGTCGCGCCGGACGGCTCGCTCTACAACCTGCACAACCGCAGCGGCGGCAGCGCCGACAACCTGGAGCAGACCTACACCGTGGACGTGTCGAGCGAGGCGCTCAACGGCCAGTGGAAGCTGCGGGTCAACGACAACGGCCCGGGCGACACCGGCCGCATCGTCAAGTGGAGCATCACGTTCTGACGGTGCGCCGCCGAACCGGCGGTTGCGGCCCGGCCTGTCGCGATCCGGTGCGTTTCGCGCCGGCGCTGGCCGGGCC contains these protein-coding regions:
- a CDS encoding M20/M25/M40 family metallo-hydrolase, whose translation is MKPQSASPYARSARFRLAPVALALALAAALSPAYAQNHGHDHARPADASDDPFKPVYIVTSRQTFDAGVQSLAKNASGLSNAIGKPLVIAELKTHQLPDLIRHVHENEKRCGGYFAFDSRREAEDFVKADRSREAIETLFATYTVDNQATVNPWLSQVSEANIRGTINHLSTQYPNRYYASTHGRTSATWIKDTWLALANGRSDVSAELYTGCTNCSTQPSAILTIQGSELPNEVVVLGAHLDSISSSGSGDAMNAPGADDDASGIATLTEVLRVALASGYKPKRTIKFMGYAAEEVGLRGSKAIATDFKNRGVNVVGVLQLDMTNYRNGGANPVRLVTDYSNSALQQFLRDLHATYLGGTLGSYTCGYGCSDHASWTASGFPAAIYFESGTSGGGYSPYIHSPSDTLANMGNSAANSVPFAKLGLAFVGELGKTAGSGPGPGPGTQTYSNATAYAINDNATVDSPIPVSGRTGNGPANAQVYVSIVHTYRGDLKVDLVAPDGSLYNLHNRSGGSADNLEQTYTVDVSSEALNGQWKLRVNDNGPGDTGRIVKWSITF